The Methanocaldococcus infernus ME region CAGTTTCAGAGGCTACTGAAGTTCCTTTAATAGGAGGGAGTACCCTAAGAGTTGGAGGGGACATGGTTTTAGGAGAGAGGTTGGTTAGTTCAGTAACAGCTATAGGCTCTGGAGACCATATAACAGCAAGGAGACATGCTAAGGAAGGAGATCTTATATTAATGACTGTTGGCTCTGGTGGAGGAACCATATGTGCAACAGCTATTTATCATGGCTACTTTGATGTGGTTTATGAAACCCTAAATGTTAATTTCATTTTAGACTGTCAAAAGTTAATAAGAAACTCTTTAATAAATAAGGTTCATGCTATGACAGATGTCACAAATGGAGGAATAAGAGGAGATGCCTTTGAGATCTCTAAGACTGCTAAGGTTTCTTTAGTTTTTGACTATGAAACTTTAGTTAAGACAGTGAATAAAAAAGTTTTAAAGATGTTGGAAGAGCTAAATATAGATTTCTTAGGGGTTTCAACTGGTTCTTTATTAATTATATGTCCTGAAGACACTGCAAGGGAGATAAAGAGGTTGATAGATGTTATTGAAGTTGGCTATGTTGAGAGAGGGAATAAAAGTTATTTATTAAAAGATGGGAGAAGGGAAGAGTTAAAGCCAAAGTTTAGAGAGGCTCCTTACACACCAGTTAAGAAGGTTGTTGATAGAGAGCCTGAGAACTTTGAGGAGATGAAGGAGAAGATAAGGAAGGCTTGTGATGAAGCCATAAAAAAGAAAGAGTTTGTCTTAAATAACCTTCTTAAGAAGAGAAACTAAGTTAATAACATCTAAACCCTGCTCTTTTAAGTGAAGCTCACAGAATGGGCATATAGTAATAACTTTATCAACATCTCTAAATTGCTTAGCTCTTCTCTTTCCTAACAGTTTAGCAAGTTCCTTAACTCCACTTCTAACTCCTCCCCCAGCTCCACAGCATTGGGGCTTAGAGTCTAAAAACTCTATTCCAGGAATTCTTTTTATAAGCTCTCTTGGCTCTTTATAGACATTTTGCCCTCTTCTCAAATGACAAGGATCATGGTAAGAAACCCTTAGCTTTAGCTTTTTATATTCTCTCTCAAACTCTATTAAAAGCTCTGAGATGTCTTTAACATTCTTTAACTTGTAGTCATTCTTTAATGTGCTTCCACAGCCAGCACAGACTGTAACTATATAATCAATATCTAAACTTTCAAGGGTTTCTAAGTTTTTTTCCATTAAGTCCTCAGCTACATCTCTCTGTCCAGTTCTAAGCATAGGTGAGCCACAGCAAACTTGAGCCTTTGGAAGATAAACAGAGATGTTATGAGCTAAGAGAACCTCTATAGTGTCAAAGCCAACAGCTATATTTCTATAGTCTATCAAACAGCCAGTGAAGAAAGCTACCCTCAACTTTTCATTTTCAGCCTTATAAAACTCTTTAGCTTTCTCTAAAAAGCTTTCTTTTATTTTTGGAATACTTCTATTACTCTTTAAAATATTTTCTCTAACCTTTCTATGCTCTTCCAAGAAATAGCCTTTTTTAAATGCCAACTCTCTAAGCTTTTCAATAGCTCTCTCTAATTTAATATTCATTGGACAAACTTCAACACAGGAAGAGCAAGTTGTACAAAAATAGAGATTCTCAAAGAAAGCTATTCTTTCTCTATCTTCCTCATCTCTCTTATCTAAGGAAAATCTCAATAGTTGTCTCATCACTGTAGCCCCTGGGAAGTTGGAAGAGCTTCTTGCTGGACATGTGGATAAGCAAGATAGACAGTCTATACAAGCCCTCAACTCCTTAGTTTTTTCTACTTCACTCTCCTCTATCTCCTCTAAGCCATTAGGAAGTTTCTTTCTAACTATGTAGTTTCTTATACTCTTAAGCTTCTGATAGTAGGGCTCTCTATCTACAATCAAGTCCTTTACAACTCTAAATCCTCTTAGTGGCTCTATTAGCATGTTATCTTTAACAAGGGTTTCACATGCCAATCTTGGAGAGCCATTTATGGTTAAAGCACAGCTTCCACACTGTGAATTTCTACAGGAAGCTCTAAACTTTATGTTTGCTCCATATTCTCTATTTATGTACTCAAGAGCCTCCAAAACTGTAAGATTCTCTGGGACTTTATATTTTTCAATTTTCCCTTCTCTATTGATCTTGATGGTTATCATAGTCATCATTTAAATAAGATTTTTGTTTTAAATAGAAAATTCCCCAAATCAAAAATAGCAATATTTATATTATATTATTATGAATATTTCTGATTGTATCTTCTCCTTCTTAAAGCCTAATAGGGTGATATAATAACTTATTTTAAAGTTGAAATTCACAAAAGTGCCAAAAAATCATTAAAAGATCTCCCAAAATCAATAAAAACAAAAATTATTGAATTTTTAATTCAACTAAAGTCTAATCCTTTTCCTACATCAGATATTAGAAAGTTACGTAATCTTAATAATACTTTTAGAGCGAAATTTGGTGATTATAGGGTTGTTTATTCTATAGACTTTGATAAACGCTTAATACGTGTCATTAAAATTGAGCATAGAAAGAAGGTATATAAGAGACTATAAATTAGTTAGTCAAATAAATCATCTAAAATTTCATCTAAATCTTCCCACTCCTCTCCTTCTAAGATTTTAAGATACTCTTTAACTTCTTCTTCATTAGCCTCTTCTTCAGGTAAAAGCTCAGCCTTTAATTTAAATAAATTTATAACTGTGTCATCAATTAATTCAACTTCATCTTTTTTTAATTTTATATCTACTGATTTGCGGGATATAATAATTACCACCTAATTCAGTAACATAATTCAATAAACCTGCCTAAAAAATAAGTTTTAACGACTCCTAATAGTCCTTAGTTATCTTTTAGTGTAATACTAACCAAATATAAAAACTTTTTTATTATTTACACATTTAAATTCATAGCTATTACTGAAATCCTTTAAATATCTTAACATTAAATTTATTTAGAAAAACTCTTCAGAGGGATGAGAATAAATGATGAAAAGAACACACTACTCTTCAGAAATAACTCCCCAGATGGATGGTGAGGAAGTAATAGTAGCTGGATGGGTACACTCTATAAGAGCCTTAGGAAAAATTATTTTTGTTATTTTAAGGGATAGGGAAGGGACAGTTCAAATAACTGCTCCTAAGCAAAAAGTGGAAGAAGGGGTTTTCAAAACCATAAAGAGCTTGGGAGTTGAAGATGTTATAGCTGTTAAGGGAAAAGTTGTAGCCAATGAAAAAGCTCCTAATGGCTTTGAGATAATTCCTATAGAGGTTGAAGTATTAAATAGAGCTGAGAGGCCTCTTCCATTAGATCCTGCTGAAAAGGTTCCTGCTGAGCTTGACACAAGGTTAGAAAACAGATTCTTAGACTTAAGAAAGCCAAGGGTTCAAGCCATATTTAAGATAAGGCATGAAATGCTAAAGAGTGTAAGGGAAACCTTTTATAGTGAGGGGTTTATTGAGGTTAACACCCCTAAGTTGGTGGCAAGTGCCACAGAGGGAGGAACTGAGCTATTTCCAATTTCTTACTTTGAAAAGGAAGCATTCTTAGGACAGAGCCCTCAGCTTTATAAACAGATGTTAATGGCTTCTGGCTTAGATAGGGTTTTTGAAATAGCTCCTATCTTTAGAGCTGAGGAGCACAATACAAGGAGACACTTGAATGAAGCTACCTCTATTGACATAGAGATGGCATTTGCTGATGATAAAGATGCTATAAAGATGTTGGAGAAGGTTGTTTATAATGCCTGTGTAAGTGTCTATGAGAATAGAGAGAAAGAGCTTAATCTACTAAATCATAAGTTAGAGGTTCCTCCAAAGAGCTTTGATAAAATTACTTATGATGAAGCCATAGAGATAGCTAAAAGAAGAGGAGTAGAGATAGAGTGGGGGGAGGATTTAAGTAGAGAGGCTGAAAAAGCTATAGGGGAAGAGATGGGAGGCTTTTACTTCATAGTTGATTGGCCTACTGAGATAAGGCCATTTTACACCATGCCTAAGGATGATAAGTATTGTAAGGCATTTGATTTAATGTATAAAGATTTAGAGATATCTTCAGGTGCTCAAAGGATTCATATCTATGACATGTTGGTAGAGAGTATAAAAAATAAAGGTTTAAATCCTGATGCCTTCACTTATTACTTAGAAGCTTTTAAATATGGGATGCCTCCACATGCTGGTTGGGGTTTAGGAGCTGATAGATTTACAATGGTTTTAACTGGGCAAGAGAATATAAGAGAGTGTGTCCTCTTCCCAAGAGATAGGCACAGATTGACACCATGAAGTGGGAAATAACATTTGAGGGAATAACTTATAAGTGTAAGTTTTGTACTTACTGTTGCTCTTGTAAAGGCTGGAGAATCTACTTAAATTATTTTGACTATCTAAGGCTAAAGGATTATAAAGAGTTTATTGAGCCAAGTGATGGAGAGTTTAAGTATAAGTTGAAGGTTAATAATAAAGGCTGCTTGCTCTTAAAAAATAATCTTTGTAGGATTCACTTAGAAAAGGGTTATATTTACAAGCCTCTCATGTGTAGAATTTTCCCTTTTAGCATGATGGTTAAGTGGGATGGCACACCTCTTTTAATTATTAAACATTATTGTAGTGGAATAATTAAAGGAGAAGTTGAGAAGAATTTGATAAAAGAAGCTATAAGTAATATTAAAGAGCTTTATTTTGACATTTTTGAAGATCTGATTTATAGAGGGATGGAGCACTCTTCTACAACCTACTTAAAAGAGAATGAGAAAATTACATGGGAAGAGAGGGAAGAGCTTGGAAGATATATTTTAAAATCTAACTCTTTTCTTGAGCTTAAGGAGAGATATAAAGAAATTTTTAGAGAAGATATTAAGATAGAAGTTAAGGAGGATGAAGAGATTTTAAGATATCTTAGAGAACTTCACTACAGAGAACATTTTAGAAAGCTAACCTTAATGGATGAGATTAAAAAACTCTTGGAGATAGGGAAATATTTATCAAAATTTAAGAATGTGTTTGAGGGAGAGAAAAGAGTAGATGAGTGGCTATTTTTAAATAAAAATCTTAATTAGGTTTTTATCATGATTTTAGGCATTCATGATGGGCATAACTCAAGCTCTTCCTTAATTAGTAGAGAGAGAATTTTATGGGCAATGAGTGAGGAGAGATTTGTTAGGAAGAAGAACTATAGAGGTTTCCCAAAAAACTCTTTGAGTTATATTTTAAGTAAGGAAAGAGATTTTGAATATATAACTGTTGGAAGTGTCTTCAGAAGGGGAAAGAGGTTAAGAGATATTAAAGAGTTTCAAAGTAAGGTGATGAAAAAATTACTCTATATTTATCATCATCTTTCACACTCCTATCTTTATAAGCTCTCCAACTTTAAAGAATGCTTAGTCATTTCAATAGATGGAGCTGGAGATGGGTTATCTTTTTTAGCCTCTATTGGAAGTAAGGATCTTGAGATCATAGCTGAGAGTGATGTTATAGACTCTGTTGGAGACTTTTATGCTTCTATAACTGAACTCTTGGGATTTAAGGCTATGAAGGATGAGGGTAAGGTGATGTCCCTCTCTTCATTCCCCTGTAGTGAAAGGATAGAGCTTAAGGTTTTGGACTATATTGAAGAATTAAAGAGTTTTAAAAACTTACTTGGAGTTGTTGGAAGAGAGGGGACAGAAAAATTAAGAGAACTTTTAAATTATAAAGGAGAGAGCTTTAATGAGAAGGTTAAGATTTCAAGATTTGCTCAGGAAACCTTAGAGAGAGCTGTTTTAAAGGCTGTTGATAATTTAAGTAAGGAATATGGGATAGAGAATATAGTTTTTACTGGAGGAGTGGCTCAAAATGTTAAGTTAAATACTAAGATAGCTGAGAATTATAACTTATTTGTCCCTCCATTCATGGGAGATGAAGGCTTAAGCTTAGGCTCCTCTCTCTCAGATAGAAAAATAGGAAGAATAGAGATAAAAAATACTTACTTTGGCTATGAAATAGAGAATGAAAAGGTTGAAGAGATAATAGAAGAGAAAAAATTAAGTTACAAATACTTAGAAGACTCTGAGATTCCTGAAGTTGTTGGAGAGCTAATTTTAAAAAATAATATTATCTGTGTTGCAAGGGGAAAAATGGAGTTTGGTCCAAGGGCTTTAGGGAATAGAAGTATCTTAGCTCTACCAACAAGAGAAAATAGAGAGAGGGTAAACAAAATCTTAGGGAGAGATTGGTTTATGCCCTTTGCTCCAACTATTCTATATGAGCATATTGATGAATATTTAAAAGAGCCAAAATATTCTCCTTTCATGACCCTTCTTTTTAAGGTTAAAGAGGAAAAAATTAAGGAGATTGAAGGAGTTGTTCATGTTGATAAGACAACAAGGGCACAGACATTAAAGAGGGAGAGTAATCCAATATACTATGACACTATAAAATATATTTATGACTCTATCAACTTACCAGTTCTTTTGAACACATCCTTTAACCTACATGGAGAGCCAATAGTTTGCACTGAAAGGGATGCAATAAATAGTTTTTTAAGGACAAAGTTTAATTATCTTCTCTTAGCCAATTACTTAATCAAGAGGGAAAACTTATGATAGTTGGCTGTTTTGGACAGATAGAGAACTTAAGAGAGTTGGGAAAGAAAGGAACAAGTTCAGATATTACACTTTACAACTACAAGCAGGGAGATAAAATAGTTAGTTATGTTGAGCCAACAAGATATCCTGATAAGATAGCTCCTTTGATATATACTATAAATATGATGGACTATGCCTTAGTCTTTATAAAAGAACTGACTGGAGAGTTGGGAGAGACACTATTAGCTTTAGACATGGCTAAGGTTAAGCATGGCTCATTTGTCTTAGGGGATTATGTTGATGAAGATCTCTTCAATCAAGTGATAAAAGGAACATCAATGAAAAACTTTGATATCCTGCCTTGGAACTTCATAGAGATTAGAGAGAAGATTATTAACTTAGATATAGAAAGAGACTTTAGCTATACAAAGATTCCTATTGATCACCACTTTAAGGTTAAAAGTGTTGGTACTGTTGTCTTAGGAAAGGTTGAGAAGGGAATAGTGAAGGTTCATGACACTCTAAAAATTTATCCTATAGATAAGGAGGTTCTTATTAAAAGTATTCAAATCCATGATAATAATGTTAATGAAGCCAAGGCTGGAGATAGGGTTGGCTTAGCATTAAAAGGGGTTGATAGTGAGGAAATAGGTAGAGGCTATATACTAACAAATAAAGATATAGAGGTTTATGATGAAATTAAGCTAAATGTGGAGTGGAACCCCTTTAAGGAGAGAGATATTAATGTTGGAGAAACCTACCAAATAATTTGTAATCTTCAATATGTCTCCTGTACAGTTGAAGATAAAGATGAAGTTAAATTAAAGTTAAATAAGCCAATAGCTTATGATAATGAACTTATTTGGCTACTTGATGGTAG contains the following coding sequences:
- a CDS encoding EF-Tu/IF-2/RF-3 family GTPase; this encodes MIVGCFGQIENLRELGKKGTSSDITLYNYKQGDKIVSYVEPTRYPDKIAPLIYTINMMDYALVFIKELTGELGETLLALDMAKVKHGSFVLGDYVDEDLFNQVIKGTSMKNFDILPWNFIEIREKIINLDIERDFSYTKIPIDHHFKVKSVGTVVLGKVEKGIVKVHDTLKIYPIDKEVLIKSIQIHDNNVNEAKAGDRVGLALKGVDSEEIGRGYILTNKDIEVYDEIKLNVEWNPFKERDINVGETYQIICNLQYVSCTVEDKDEVKLKLNKPIAYDNELIWLLDGSAKIRILGVGKIKKG
- a CDS encoding type II toxin-antitoxin system RelE family toxin, yielding MHKSAKKSLKDLPKSIKTKIIEFLIQLKSNPFPTSDIRKLRNLNNTFRAKFGDYRVVYSIDFDKRLIRVIKIEHRKKVYKRL
- a CDS encoding YkgJ family cysteine cluster protein — its product is MKWEITFEGITYKCKFCTYCCSCKGWRIYLNYFDYLRLKDYKEFIEPSDGEFKYKLKVNNKGCLLLKNNLCRIHLEKGYIYKPLMCRIFPFSMMVKWDGTPLLIIKHYCSGIIKGEVEKNLIKEAISNIKELYFDIFEDLIYRGMEHSSTTYLKENEKITWEEREELGRYILKSNSFLELKERYKEIFREDIKIEVKEDEEILRYLRELHYREHFRKLTLMDEIKKLLEIGKYLSKFKNVFEGEKRVDEWLFLNKNLN
- a CDS encoding AIR synthase related protein; this translates as MDIEEFVRKKLRENVPEEKIIEEGFKRVLEFKENEEFSLKFIKAVLEEVKASEKILKIKDETLKNLLLYPRAGVKMGEAGVGSRGEGDFFVHREIARIIKSCKSRAIIDSEDQDDAGVVKAKGKYIVAAVDGTHSRLSEFPFIAGFHVARAALRDIYVMGAEGLALLSDIHLADDGDVGKIFDFTAGIATVSEATEVPLIGGSTLRVGGDMVLGERLVSSVTAIGSGDHITARRHAKEGDLILMTVGSGGGTICATAIYHGYFDVVYETLNVNFILDCQKLIRNSLINKVHAMTDVTNGGIRGDAFEISKTAKVSLVFDYETLVKTVNKKVLKMLEELNIDFLGVSTGSLLIICPEDTAREIKRLIDVIEVGYVERGNKSYLLKDGRREELKPKFREAPYTPVKKVVDREPENFEEMKEKIRKACDEAIKKKEFVLNNLLKKRN
- a CDS encoding carbamoyltransferase C-terminal domain-containing protein yields the protein MILGIHDGHNSSSSLISRERILWAMSEERFVRKKNYRGFPKNSLSYILSKERDFEYITVGSVFRRGKRLRDIKEFQSKVMKKLLYIYHHLSHSYLYKLSNFKECLVISIDGAGDGLSFLASIGSKDLEIIAESDVIDSVGDFYASITELLGFKAMKDEGKVMSLSSFPCSERIELKVLDYIEELKSFKNLLGVVGREGTEKLRELLNYKGESFNEKVKISRFAQETLERAVLKAVDNLSKEYGIENIVFTGGVAQNVKLNTKIAENYNLFVPPFMGDEGLSLGSSLSDRKIGRIEIKNTYFGYEIENEKVEEIIEEKKLSYKYLEDSEIPEVVGELILKNNIICVARGKMEFGPRALGNRSILALPTRENRERVNKILGRDWFMPFAPTILYEHIDEYLKEPKYSPFMTLLFKVKEEKIKEIEGVVHVDKTTRAQTLKRESNPIYYDTIKYIYDSINLPVLLNTSFNLHGEPIVCTERDAINSFLRTKFNYLLLANYLIKRENL
- the tfrB gene encoding fumarate reductase (CoM/CoB) subunit TfrB — its product is MTMITIKINREGKIEKYKVPENLTVLEALEYINREYGANIKFRASCRNSQCGSCALTINGSPRLACETLVKDNMLIEPLRGFRVVKDLIVDREPYYQKLKSIRNYIVRKKLPNGLEEIEESEVEKTKELRACIDCLSCLSTCPARSSSNFPGATVMRQLLRFSLDKRDEEDRERIAFFENLYFCTTCSSCVEVCPMNIKLERAIEKLRELAFKKGYFLEEHRKVRENILKSNRSIPKIKESFLEKAKEFYKAENEKLRVAFFTGCLIDYRNIAVGFDTIEVLLAHNISVYLPKAQVCCGSPMLRTGQRDVAEDLMEKNLETLESLDIDYIVTVCAGCGSTLKNDYKLKNVKDISELLIEFEREYKKLKLRVSYHDPCHLRRGQNVYKEPRELIKRIPGIEFLDSKPQCCGAGGGVRSGVKELAKLLGKRRAKQFRDVDKVITICPFCELHLKEQGLDVINLVSLLKKVI
- the aspS gene encoding aspartate--tRNA(Asn) ligase, whose translation is MMKRTHYSSEITPQMDGEEVIVAGWVHSIRALGKIIFVILRDREGTVQITAPKQKVEEGVFKTIKSLGVEDVIAVKGKVVANEKAPNGFEIIPIEVEVLNRAERPLPLDPAEKVPAELDTRLENRFLDLRKPRVQAIFKIRHEMLKSVRETFYSEGFIEVNTPKLVASATEGGTELFPISYFEKEAFLGQSPQLYKQMLMASGLDRVFEIAPIFRAEEHNTRRHLNEATSIDIEMAFADDKDAIKMLEKVVYNACVSVYENREKELNLLNHKLEVPPKSFDKITYDEAIEIAKRRGVEIEWGEDLSREAEKAIGEEMGGFYFIVDWPTEIRPFYTMPKDDKYCKAFDLMYKDLEISSGAQRIHIYDMLVESIKNKGLNPDAFTYYLEAFKYGMPPHAGWGLGADRFTMVLTGQENIRECVLFPRDRHRLTP